One window of the Streptomyces sp. NBC_00259 genome contains the following:
- a CDS encoding (2Fe-2S)-binding protein, with the protein MTLAPAYPLAGPTPSRCALPVSCSALLASTHRRLTALCPALRADIAEPGSRAGQGWADGAELAARPEFLDALLDAETFRIRRDHAHTARRDVAASRALHDYLWSVALLMSGPWYLERRVPRIRPHDVRISLTTGAFEVVPGGFACLPGDPAASLPGVRVVAHEEALRAELRAAVADHVRPLLAAVGPAVRRGPRALWGMVGDDLVSGVWYLGRMLGEEERGVREAGELLPRPERPFPGGADFRRLVGRDGQSYPTRTRAGCCLYYTIRPSEACGTCPRTGDAERLRRLEGDAPC; encoded by the coding sequence GTGACCCTGGCCCCGGCATATCCACTGGCCGGACCGACCCCGAGCCGCTGCGCCCTGCCCGTGAGCTGCTCCGCCCTGCTCGCCTCCACCCACCGGCGGCTCACCGCGCTCTGTCCGGCCCTGCGGGCGGACATCGCGGAACCCGGTTCACGGGCCGGCCAGGGCTGGGCGGACGGTGCCGAACTGGCCGCCCGGCCGGAGTTCCTCGACGCGCTCCTCGATGCCGAGACCTTCCGGATCCGGCGCGACCACGCGCACACCGCGCGCCGCGACGTCGCCGCCTCGCGTGCCCTGCACGACTACCTCTGGTCCGTCGCGCTGCTGATGAGCGGCCCCTGGTACCTGGAGCGCCGGGTGCCGAGGATCCGGCCGCACGACGTCCGCATAAGCCTGACCACGGGGGCGTTCGAGGTCGTGCCCGGCGGGTTCGCGTGCCTGCCCGGCGATCCGGCGGCCTCGCTGCCGGGGGTGCGCGTGGTGGCGCACGAGGAGGCGCTGCGTGCCGAACTGCGTGCGGCGGTCGCCGACCACGTGCGTCCGCTGCTGGCCGCCGTCGGCCCGGCGGTACGCAGGGGGCCGCGTGCGTTGTGGGGCATGGTGGGTGACGACCTGGTCTCCGGCGTCTGGTACCTCGGCCGCATGCTGGGGGAGGAGGAGCGGGGCGTGCGGGAGGCCGGTGAACTGCTGCCGCGGCCCGAGCGGCCGTTCCCCGGTGGTGCGGACTTCCGCCGGCTCGTGGGCCGTGACGGGCAGTCGTACCCGACCCGTACCCGGGCCGGCTGCTGCCTCTACTACACGATCCGTCCGTCCGAGGCGTGCGGCACCTGCCCCCGGACGGGTGACGCCGAACGGCTGCGCAGGCTGGAGGGTGACGCCCCCTGCTGA
- a CDS encoding IucA/IucC family protein: MTVAGAAEAEVLLRVLSALLREDVVGLRSLSTAIERADGTWLRREIPGPDALLLPVREDGFQSAWAARKPLLRRESTGAELTDHEGVLAELRALAAPEDRGGFDAFAEECRRTRDTVRLHAGTQDEVLRTLAARRGPDPAHWTGLDGGLALDTLAARHDHPVYPTARGRSGLGAGELRAYAPEFHPRFALRWLALPREAVTVEGALTGPPPSALGLPGLDGSHVALPVHPLTVAGPLADAVRAAGLGGRAVLAGRPYLDVVPTLSMRTVALAGRPDVHLKLPLATSTLGRLNRRTIKPGTLVDGSAVQRLLASVTAREPRFRDTVLHADETRFAHAGHELLAVLLRRCPTGLDSCVVVPMAALLSPAPGGRLVLDHLADRFYGGDPLTLLDAVLTLLFDWQTTLFGYGIALESHQQNVSLVLDGASDGPRLRLLLKDNDGPRINGDRLRAALGADAPDPDEFDDRRIFTDGDGPVADLFTTITVHLCAGAYAFALARHGRAPLDRLLRLVRDRLAEAVERLGTRPGEPGAVLRARVLDADRLPVKAMVTAGTLLAKERSGASDINKHYTTGPNYLLRGV; encoded by the coding sequence GTGACGGTGGCCGGGGCGGCCGAGGCGGAAGTGCTCCTGCGGGTGCTGAGCGCCCTGCTGCGTGAGGACGTCGTGGGCCTGCGCAGCCTGAGCACCGCGATCGAGCGCGCCGACGGGACCTGGCTGCGGCGGGAGATCCCGGGCCCTGACGCACTGCTGCTGCCCGTGCGCGAGGACGGGTTCCAGAGCGCGTGGGCGGCCCGGAAGCCGCTGCTGCGCCGGGAGTCCACCGGAGCCGAGCTGACCGACCACGAAGGGGTACTCGCCGAGCTGAGGGCTCTCGCCGCGCCCGAGGACCGCGGCGGCTTCGACGCGTTCGCCGAGGAGTGCCGCCGGACACGGGACACGGTGCGGCTGCACGCCGGGACGCAGGACGAGGTGCTCCGGACGCTCGCGGCGCGGCGCGGCCCCGATCCCGCGCACTGGACCGGGCTCGACGGCGGGCTCGCCCTGGACACCCTCGCCGCCCGGCACGACCACCCCGTCTATCCCACCGCACGCGGCCGGTCCGGGCTCGGCGCCGGTGAACTGCGCGCCTACGCACCGGAGTTCCACCCCCGTTTCGCCCTGCGCTGGCTCGCACTGCCGAGGGAGGCGGTCACCGTCGAGGGCGCGCTCACGGGCCCGCCTCCCTCGGCGCTCGGGCTGCCCGGCCTCGACGGCAGCCATGTCGCGCTCCCCGTGCATCCGCTCACCGTGGCCGGGCCGCTGGCGGACGCCGTGCGCGCCGCCGGCCTCGGCGGCCGGGCGGTACTGGCGGGCCGCCCGTACCTGGACGTCGTGCCGACCCTGTCCATGCGGACCGTGGCCCTCGCCGGCCGGCCGGATGTGCACCTCAAACTGCCGCTGGCCACCTCCACCCTGGGCAGGCTCAACCGGCGCACCATCAAGCCGGGGACCCTCGTCGACGGCTCTGCCGTCCAGCGTCTGCTGGCGTCCGTGACCGCCCGCGAGCCCCGCTTCCGGGACACGGTCCTGCACGCCGACGAGACCCGCTTCGCCCATGCCGGCCATGAGCTCCTCGCCGTACTGCTGCGCCGCTGCCCCACGGGGCTGGACAGCTGTGTCGTCGTACCGATGGCGGCCCTGCTGAGCCCGGCACCCGGCGGCCGGCTGGTCCTCGACCATCTCGCCGACCGCTTCTACGGCGGCGATCCGCTCACCCTGCTCGACGCCGTGCTGACGCTGCTCTTCGACTGGCAGACCACGCTCTTCGGCTACGGGATCGCCCTGGAGTCCCACCAGCAGAACGTGTCGCTGGTGCTGGACGGGGCCTCGGACGGCCCACGGCTGCGGCTGCTCCTCAAGGACAACGACGGCCCCCGCATCAACGGCGACCGGCTGCGGGCGGCACTCGGCGCGGACGCACCGGACCCCGACGAGTTCGACGACCGGCGCATATTCACCGACGGCGACGGACCGGTCGCCGACCTGTTCACCACCATCACCGTCCATCTGTGCGCGGGCGCGTACGCGTTCGCGCTCGCCCGGCACGGCCGCGCCCCGCTGGACCGGCTGCTCAGGCTCGTACGCGACCGGCTGGCCGAGGCCGTGGAGCGGCTCGGGACCCGGCCGGGTGAGCCCGGCGCCGTGCTGCGCGCACGGGTGCTGGACGCGGACCGGCTGCCGGTGAAGGCGATGGTGACCGCGGGAACCCTGCTGGCCAAGGAACGTTCGGGAGCGTCCGACATCAACAAGCACTACACCACCGGCCCCAACTATCTGCTGCGGGGAGTGTGA
- a CDS encoding ATP-grasp domain-containing protein: MRMYVLALNPTDSVTEGFLPAAHRLGLDVTLLTDRPEAHRAAHPDVEVLECDVRDFRAVVSRISAHHPPDAVFTNSDHLQTQAALAADYFGLPAKSWRSALCTKDKAEMRRRLAAAGVDTVRCVELAADQDPATAAVPGFPYPCVVKPREGVASEDVVLAASAWELVRLCTEIRARRPDAALVVEEYLPGELHTLETLGDGRVRHVLGGFRTELSPPPHFIEERLTYAGELPGDVTEQVLAQLDVLGVGFGACHTEFVVHEGRARIIEVNYRAIGDQCDLLLAGLLDIPLFEHILRTHLGEPLPADLGARTGGAARLDYPCADRAGTLTAAPEAAEVEADGVRLTYRPLRGIGERHPLHRTNRDFLGVVRATGGDRAAVDRAVTGFLAAHRWEITP; the protein is encoded by the coding sequence ATGCGGATGTACGTGCTTGCTCTGAACCCGACCGACTCGGTCACCGAGGGATTCCTCCCTGCCGCCCACCGGCTCGGCCTGGACGTCACGCTGCTCACCGACCGGCCCGAAGCGCACCGCGCCGCGCACCCCGACGTCGAGGTACTGGAATGCGACGTACGCGACTTCCGCGCCGTCGTCTCCCGGATCTCGGCCCACCACCCACCGGACGCGGTCTTCACCAACAGCGACCATCTGCAGACCCAGGCGGCGCTGGCCGCCGACTACTTCGGACTGCCCGCCAAGAGCTGGCGGTCCGCGCTGTGCACCAAGGACAAGGCGGAGATGCGCCGCCGGCTGGCCGCCGCGGGCGTGGACACCGTCCGTTGCGTGGAACTCGCCGCCGACCAGGATCCGGCCACCGCGGCCGTACCCGGCTTCCCGTACCCGTGCGTCGTCAAGCCCCGCGAGGGTGTGGCCAGCGAGGACGTCGTCCTGGCGGCGAGTGCGTGGGAACTGGTGCGGCTGTGTACGGAGATCCGGGCCCGCCGGCCGGATGCGGCGCTGGTGGTCGAGGAGTACCTGCCGGGCGAGCTGCACACCCTGGAGACACTCGGCGACGGGCGCGTACGTCATGTCCTGGGCGGGTTCCGCACCGAGCTGTCCCCTCCCCCGCACTTCATCGAGGAGCGATTGACGTATGCCGGGGAGCTTCCCGGCGATGTGACCGAGCAGGTTCTGGCGCAGCTGGACGTCCTCGGCGTCGGGTTCGGCGCCTGCCACACCGAGTTCGTCGTGCACGAGGGACGCGCACGGATCATCGAGGTCAACTACCGCGCCATCGGCGACCAGTGCGATCTGCTCCTGGCCGGGCTGCTGGACATACCGCTGTTCGAGCACATCCTCCGCACCCATCTGGGTGAGCCGCTTCCCGCGGACCTGGGGGCGCGTACCGGCGGTGCGGCGCGGCTCGACTACCCGTGCGCGGACCGCGCCGGGACGCTGACCGCCGCGCCGGAGGCGGCCGAGGTGGAGGCGGACGGGGTGCGGCTGACGTACCGGCCGCTGCGCGGCATCGGCGAACGGCACCCGCTCCACCGCACCAACCGCGACTTCCTCGGCGTCGTCCGGGCAACCGGCGGCGACCGGGCGGCCGTGGACCGGGCCGTGACCGGATTCCTGGCGGCCCACCGCTGGGAGATCACGCCGTGA
- a CDS encoding methyltransferase has protein sequence MTTARTTVETTTPPSMRFRELVFGAACAGAVRAAARLGVADALGDTPATAEELAAAVRADPRALRRMLRALTCYGIFTETEDGTFAHTEMSRLLREDDPNSLKYISLWCTEPWTWDAWPLLDEAVRSGRSVFDRLYGKGFFDYLHEDAHDSAHVFNRAMTTSSMQSARDVAQLLDLTGAATVADIGGGQGHVLASLLEKYPGIRGTLLDLPRVVAKADPRLRDGGALADRVRIVPGDCREAIPVEADVYIIKNILEWDDDSTRRTLGNVVKAARPGARVVVIENLVDDTPSMKFTTSMDLMLLLNVGGAKHTQESMISRMGDAGLIVGDVRPVNAYLHAFESITPGG, from the coding sequence ATGACCACCGCCCGCACGACCGTGGAAACCACGACCCCGCCGTCCATGCGGTTCAGGGAGCTCGTCTTCGGCGCGGCATGCGCCGGCGCCGTCCGGGCCGCGGCCCGTCTCGGTGTCGCCGACGCGCTGGGCGACACCCCCGCCACCGCGGAGGAACTGGCGGCGGCCGTACGGGCCGACCCCCGGGCACTGCGGCGGATGCTGCGCGCGCTCACCTGCTACGGGATCTTCACCGAGACCGAGGACGGCACCTTCGCGCACACCGAGATGTCCCGGCTGCTGCGCGAGGACGACCCGAACAGCCTGAAGTACATCTCCCTCTGGTGCACCGAGCCCTGGACCTGGGACGCCTGGCCGCTCCTCGACGAGGCCGTGCGCTCCGGCAGAAGCGTCTTCGACAGGCTCTACGGCAAGGGGTTCTTCGACTACCTCCACGAGGACGCGCACGACTCGGCGCACGTCTTCAACCGGGCCATGACCACGTCCAGCATGCAGTCGGCCCGCGATGTGGCGCAGCTGCTCGACCTCACGGGAGCGGCCACCGTCGCCGACATCGGCGGCGGCCAGGGCCACGTCCTGGCGAGCCTGCTGGAGAAGTACCCCGGCATCCGGGGAACGCTGCTCGACCTGCCCCGGGTCGTGGCCAAGGCGGACCCCCGGCTGCGCGACGGCGGCGCGCTCGCCGACCGCGTCAGGATCGTCCCCGGGGACTGCCGGGAGGCCATTCCCGTCGAGGCCGACGTCTACATCATCAAGAACATCCTCGAATGGGACGACGACAGCACCCGCAGAACCCTGGGGAACGTCGTCAAGGCCGCCCGCCCGGGAGCGAGGGTGGTGGTCATCGAGAACCTCGTCGACGACACCCCGTCGATGAAGTTCACCACGTCGATGGACCTGATGCTGCTCCTCAACGTCGGTGGCGCGAAGCACACCCAGGAGAGCATGATCAGCCGGATGGGGGACGCCGGCCTGATCGTCGGCGACGTCCGTCCCGTCAACGCGTATCTGCACGCGTTCGAGAGCATCACCCCCGGCGGCTGA
- a CDS encoding right-handed parallel beta-helix repeat-containing protein, translated as MTKRQFTYLGCVALMVTSGLAAAAPAGARTSHDVLPGESIQAAVDAAKPGDVIDVAPGVYRESVLIRKSDLTLRGAGERTVILPPTGKARHVCAQGGNGICVLGTDAKPATNVAIRSLTVAEFKKNGVWASRTNKLSIRAVTSVGNGNWGIAQERSLRSEILGNSARNNAESGIFVSNTVDTEAGAMNTRRTVIRDNLLAGNRIGLTVRRLRNLTVNNNVVTANCAGMFVVGDEGVPRTGDLTVRGNRVHHNNKSCPKTARLPRIQGAGIVLTGVERATVEANAIWGNAGTSPFSGGIVLFKSIVGAPNSQNVIRNNALASNKPSDLANRDTGKGNTFAGNLCQVSEKAGKCA; from the coding sequence ATGACGAAACGACAGTTCACATACCTCGGATGCGTCGCGCTCATGGTCACCTCGGGGCTGGCGGCGGCAGCGCCGGCCGGTGCCCGGACCAGCCACGACGTACTTCCGGGCGAGTCGATCCAGGCCGCGGTCGACGCGGCGAAGCCGGGCGACGTCATCGACGTCGCACCCGGCGTCTACCGGGAGAGCGTCCTCATCCGGAAGTCGGACCTGACGCTGCGCGGGGCCGGGGAACGGACCGTCATCCTGCCGCCCACGGGGAAGGCGCGGCACGTCTGCGCCCAGGGAGGGAACGGGATCTGTGTCCTCGGTACGGACGCCAAGCCCGCCACGAACGTGGCCATCCGCTCCCTGACCGTGGCCGAGTTCAAGAAGAACGGCGTCTGGGCCTCACGCACCAACAAGCTGAGCATCCGTGCCGTGACCTCGGTGGGCAACGGCAACTGGGGCATCGCCCAGGAGCGGTCCCTGCGTTCCGAGATCCTCGGGAACTCGGCCCGTAACAACGCCGAGTCGGGCATCTTCGTGTCGAACACCGTCGACACCGAGGCCGGGGCCATGAACACCCGCCGCACCGTGATCCGGGACAATCTCCTGGCCGGAAACCGTATCGGGCTCACCGTCCGGCGGCTCAGGAACCTCACCGTCAACAACAACGTCGTCACCGCCAACTGCGCGGGCATGTTCGTCGTCGGTGACGAGGGCGTTCCGCGGACCGGCGACCTGACCGTCCGCGGCAACCGCGTCCACCACAACAACAAGTCCTGCCCGAAGACCGCGCGGCTGCCCAGGATCCAGGGCGCCGGCATCGTCCTCACCGGTGTCGAGCGCGCCACCGTCGAGGCCAACGCCATCTGGGGCAACGCGGGCACCTCCCCGTTCTCCGGCGGGATCGTCCTCTTCAAGAGCATCGTGGGCGCCCCGAACAGCCAGAACGTCATCAGGAACAACGCGCTGGCGAGCAACAAGCCCTCGGACCTCGCCAACCGTGACACCGGCAAGGGCAACACCTTCGCCGGCAACCTCTGCCAGGTCTCCGAGAAGGCAGGGAAGTGCGCATGA
- a CDS encoding TcmI family type II polyketide cyclase: MHHALIVARMAPDSAADIAKVFEASDRGELPDLVGVTRRSLFQFGDVYLHLIEADRPPGPAVAKVADHPEFRGISEQLSAFVSAYDPKTWRSPKDAMAHEFYRWERAAKA; the protein is encoded by the coding sequence ATGCACCACGCGCTCATCGTCGCCCGCATGGCGCCGGATTCGGCGGCGGACATCGCCAAGGTGTTCGAGGCCTCCGACCGGGGCGAGCTGCCGGACCTCGTCGGGGTCACCCGACGCAGCCTGTTCCAGTTCGGCGACGTCTATCTCCATCTGATCGAGGCCGACCGGCCTCCGGGGCCGGCGGTCGCCAAGGTGGCGGACCACCCGGAGTTCCGGGGCATCAGCGAACAGCTGTCCGCCTTCGTCAGCGCGTACGACCCGAAGACCTGGCGGAGCCCCAAGGACGCCATGGCCCACGAGTTCTACCGCTGGGAGCGTGCGGCGAAAGCCTGA